GGATGTGGCCACAACTGCTGTGGCTCAGACTTTCTGCAGCACTGGAAGCACCTGCAGGATGTCTTGCCCTTCACTGTGTGCTTGCACCCCTACAAGCATGGGCACTCCCAGAAGAAAACACAGCTGGGGTACATGATTGACCTGGTCCAGCAGCTTCCCAGCAAAAGGTTGAATGTTACAGAATTGGAATACgagaaggaggaggatgaggaggaagagaaaaagaaagaagaataagcaGAGGGCAGAGGCCACTATGAGAGGCACCAGCATGTCCTGAGCCTGCTATGTGAGGACTACCTGGCGTTGCTATGTGGCCAGTGCGATGACTCCCCTTCCTGACAGCCATCACAGGAACTGACATTCACCACAGGGCAGAGATTCAAGAGCTGCCTGGGGCAGATGGAGAAGCAGCTGGAGGAGGCAGAAATAATCTTTGAAAGGCAGGTGTGGGAGGGACAAAGATGGAGGAATACAGTGGAGAGTCAAAGGCAGGAGTTGTGCCGTGATTTCCAGGGACTAAAGCATGTCCTACAATCAGAGTAGGATGCCTTGGCTAAGATCCAACTGGATGTAATGAGCGCTGTTTTCCACAATGGAATCTGAAACATGAAAGAGCTGTCTGGGCTGGGCTCCAGCTCAAGACCAGCCTGAGCACCCTCACCCTGCTCTCTCTGAAGGCTGACCGACGCTCCTAAAGGGGGTCAGGAATAGTTAGCTGCAGTGGGACCAATTGCAAAAGTAAGGAGTTCCCCCAAACTTTCTGCCAGCACCCCAAGTTCACCCGCACTTTCCTCCCACATGTCTCTGTTTGCAGACCATAATGAGCAGATTTCAGATGGATGTGACTGTGGATCCTGAGACGGCTCATCCAGGTCTGTTTGTCTCCCAGGACAAGAGACTGGCCAGGAGAACCAGCCTGGGGCCCTGGTCTTCTTGCCAACACATACAGAGCGCATGTAGCTATCCTGGGTGCTGAGGGATTTGATGGCAGCCAATGCTCCTAGCAAGTCCAAATCGATGGCTTGAGTGGATGGCCGTTAGGCTGTGTTCTGCAAAAACTTGCCTTCACCTGGTGCCCACTCATGAGCAAGACATTTTCCCTCTTGCCCACTCTCAAGCTCCACTTCGGCATTTTCCTATATTATGAGTTCGAAGAAGTCACCTTTTACAACCTGAGAAACAGATCTCACTTCCAAATAATCTCTGCCTCGTTGACGGGGACCCATTTGCTCTATTTCATATATCTGACCTATTTCACCACTGGAAGCTCCTCCAAGTAACTCTCCATGATCATCGTCAGAGACGGGTGTGGGATCCTTTGCTGATGTTCTGTTTTCCTGAGTAGCTGTTGAGTTGGAAATGTAGTGCCTGTATTGTTGAGGTTCTCCTGGATTTGTAACATCCACTGAAGAAGGGTGTTGAAAattggatgactgaaactcagtcatgaacaactttgcaattgtgaaaaacaaagaaagatgcactgaattgtattatgaacagccaTTTGACCATGGTATTCatataaactaatttatttaaaaagagatgctggggctagagaaatagcacagcagtagtacattggcaggcccggagagatagcacagtggcgtttgccttgcaagcagcccatccaggagcaaaggtggttggttcgaatcccagtgtcccatatggtcccccgtgcctgccaggagctatttctgagcagacagccaggagtaacccctagcatcgccaggtatggcccaaaaacaaaaacaaaaacagtagtgCATTGGCCTTTTACAtggtgacctgggacagacccgggtttgatctccagtatctcatatggtcctccgtgcctgccaggagtgatttttgagcatagagccaaaaataaccactgaacaccaccagatgtggccccaaaacagacaaacaaaaagaaagagggagatgcTTTTGCATGTGGATGAGAAGTTTGAAAGGTATCCCCTCTGGTCTGGCCTATGGATGAACTTTACTTGCCATATTGATAAGGTTCTTTGAGGTATGCCCCCCCATAATTTGAGCATGAAGACCATTCATCATGACCTTGCAGTATTGTTCTATTAAAACCAACTTTTAGACCCTAATCTTGGTCTAGGGTACTTACCTCGTCTGACtaagtagtgtaaataaaaactcTCTATGTTTGCCCACCATGGATCGTCTCAGTGTGCTTGATTAAGAGAATGCCTGTTACTACAATACTGAGTGCTGGGAACAGAATAAGAGTCTTGTCAGATGTCTGACTGCTTGGGATCTTTCTTCCAACCCTCATTTCACCATAGACCCCACATCTGTGGAAGATGTGAGGAAAGTCAGATGCTCACAAGGTGTTTTGGGGAGTGTCCCACGAGCATGTCCCTGCAAGAAGTTCTCCCACTCTTTACCCCTTCGAACCCTGGTCGTCTTCTCTCCAACACCCAAGAGTGGCTTTGCCCCTTACCTCTTTAGTCTATGTAGTTACCTTCCTCTGTCCTGTAGTCTAACAAAGTGAGATGTGACACCCCCGTCCTCTTTTTCTGTGTCATGGCAACAGAACTTAGTTGTGAGTGTATGTTGACCTTATATGGCTTTATtcatttcaacttaaaaaaataagaattttagggACAGAGTGATTGCATATCAGGAGGCTGTTTGCCCATATGTacctgacccagtttgatccccatcatcccactcagttctttgagcctgccaagaatgatttctgagctgagagccaggaagaaactcTGAGAACCAGTagatgtggcttccaaacaaaacaaaataaaaatgaaaagaattttagCATCAGAACCTACCATTTTCTGTAACCCAACTTATTCTTTTTCTAGCACCCACCATGGTCCCACATGATGACCTCAATAATTTCTTGGTCTATTAAAGAACTAGTTTGGTAGATTCCATACATGCCTAGGTGAGCAGGCCTGACCAGTAGACTATGcacctttgttctttttttaagatcTCTCTTTTtatccaactacagacatgtttataatcacagttcttaaacaaagacaatattataagaaaataaattaggtgccagtgaggtggcgctagaggtaaggcgtctgccttgcaattgatagccaaggaaggactgtcattcgattccctggtgtcccatatggtcccccccaattgaggggcgatttctgagcgcttagccaggagtaatccctgagcatcaaacgggtgtggcccgaaaaaaaaaaaaaacaaaaaaaataagaaaagaaattaaaaataaatcttcagaagCCGGAGACATagaatgaaggtagggcgtttgtcttgcatgcagatgtaCAGTGGttccaattccggcatcccatatgttctcctgagtcttccaggagcgatttcagagcatagggctatgagtagcccctgagcactgcaggatgtgactgaaaaaccaaaaataaagtaaaacaaagtaaacttaaaatatcttcaattcattttcttttttacctctcctctttttttctttctcttggtcttcttcccttcttcctcctcttctatttcttcctcttcattttctttctcctgttAATCTACTTCTTCCTCGTCTACTTTCCCTTATTCCTCcttctttttgttctctttttctccccttctttttcttctttctcttccacttcttcctccttttattcttcctcttccacttcttttattcttcttcttcctccttctctgatttttccttcctgtactttcttttctctttttttcttcctcttctttttcctcttcttcatgCACGTGGGTGgtagttcaaaccccagcatctcacatggtcccttgtgcctgccagaagtgatttctgagtgtagatccaggagtaacccctgagcactgccaggtgtgacctcccaaaaaaaaaaaaacaaaaaaacaaacgaaatCAGAATTTGGCTCATCTGATTTTGACCTTGGTACCTTTGGAACTTACCTGGGTCCCTCAGGAAATGTGCAATGAATGAGTGAATAGCTAGGCATAAAATAACAAGTATACCCCAAATCTGAATAtgtcttttaaaaagagaaaactagaggtTTCTGATATTGAACACCTACTCTCCCCTATTCAATTTCATCAGGTCTCTGAGTAGACAGGGTCTTTTCAAAAAGCTCCCTCCCATGAATCCATTTTTCCACAAACCACTTGGACAGTATTCATTTGCATGAGGATATTTCAATTTAAATGCTTCCATATGTTTCCATGCATAGTGAACCTAGCATTTCTTTCTCCTAAAATATACAACACCTTAAAACCCAGTTGAACAAATGACTGAAAtactttgcaatatttttttatcataatcagATAACCTCATGGGTTTGGTGGTAAAAGTAGGTCTACTTCTAGACACATTTTAAcaatcagttcaatagatcaattacttaaacaccctgaaactccaggattccaaccacctggGCCTTTTGAAATAAGTAGATTCATCACAAAGTTTGATTTCCTAGAATATATGGGATAGATGAAAATGTTTATGTAAAATGCAGCTTAGATACTGTAAACAGGGCATTCAGTAGGAGGACAAGAAGCCTCCATCTAGAGTCTGTTTGTTGATCCATGCTGGGGCCAGATCTTCTGAGCTCATTCGAGGTTTGTGTCAGCTTGTACAATTAGTTATACTTAGAATTTCGCACATCCTTGAAACTGTCAAATTCCTAAACATGTGATACTATAAAGTGGCCATGACTGGGGTAAGAGAGATAGgttagcggcgtttgccttgcaagcagctgacccaggacctaaggtggttggttcgaatcccggcatcccagatggttgcctgtgcttgccaggagctatttctgaagagACAGctaggactaacctctgagcaatgccaggtggggccccaaaacaaaaaaaaagtggccatGACAACAGTCATAAAGTGTCTTCTCAACTCTCTGCTGGCATGTTTCAGCTCAAAAATATGAAGTTACAAATATGCACATATATCAGTGCTCAAGAGACACTCCAGACATGGTCTTGCTTACTGTAGCTAATCAATTGAAGCACAATCCGTTTTAATATCCTGCTTTCCCTCATCCCCTAACCCCTTCTTCCTTAAACACATAAGCagacaccctgttttaatccatCTCCCATCCTACCTCATTGGCTGACATAGTCCAGAATTACTTCCCGTAAAATGAATAATCCATTTCCACCTAAATAAACTAAATGTGCAGTCAAAATTATAGTCAAAACAGGTATTCTCAAAGTGGCCCGTGGTTGCTTCCATGTGATTGCTTTTCTTACCTGAGAttctacctcaccaatgatttctACATCCAGTGACTAGGAGGTGACTTGTGCCTTCTACATCTTGGAATTATCGTCCTCATTTACAACTAACATATGAATTTCAACtcagtgaaattattttcttcctaacGCACAAAATCTGAAATGTGTGTAGATTTAACTTCTATAAAATACTCAGACAATGCTGATGATTCCTGCTAAGGATAGTTATTTTccatgataaaaataaacagaagagacTATTCTATTCTTTGGTAGTCTCCCTTCTCACTCTCAGCACAGGGTTGATGATTAATGAAGGAGATCCTGATAAGGAATTAGTTGAAATAACTTTGtccaatattttattctttcctgttAGTTAAAATTGTATCCTCTCACTAACTTTTGATATATCCATGAATCCTAGAAACAGTTTTAATGTTTTTCCAACTTATTTCATTGTTTAAATTTAGCAATAGGTCAAAATGTTGGTAGCAGACAACTCCTgaggccgaagcggtggcacagagcagtaaggcatctgcattgctttgctagcctaggacagaccacggttcgatttgctggcatcccatattgtcccccaacccaggagcgatttctgagtgcatagccaggagcaacccctaagcattacagggtgtggcccaaaacataacaaGCAAATTAACAACTCCTAAGACCATGAACTAATTTGTTCTATGGATTctttattcagatgtgtttccttatttttgaaatactgaaaaatcagagattatttttataacagGACCCCAGGACTTGAGAAAAAAACTTCTAGGCCTGTAAACCTGCTCCAGAATTGGAACTTAGATGCTCCCTAAGCCCTCTGTTGCCGGTACCTGCCCTGCATGGTACCCAGCACTGTCACCCTCACAACTGATGCACCTATGAAAGGCAATCTTTTAGAGCTGCATTAGTGACCTGATGTTTTTACACcacattcattttctattttaggtATGCAACATGGGTACAAGAATGTTTCCATCACATAGTTAATTCACACACCCCCTAATCTTTGCCATAGACATTCTCCCACTCTTCCCTTTGCCACCCCATGTCTGCCAATTTATTCTTCCACTAACCTCCTATTATATGGAAGAACAAATTTTTCTCCAAGAACAATGATGTGTTTAATggatgtcccttgtttcctttttatatttactCCAGTTGTCAAATGATGCATATATGACCTGTTCTTTTTGACTCATTTGCCTAACATGATACTTCCAATTTCATCAAAATTGTTGTAaacttaaatttagaaaaatatttatttggatttgggtcacacctggtgacacttagggcttactcctggctctacactcagaaatcgatcctggcacattcatgggaccatatgggatgccaaatttgaaccaccgtccatcctgtaaggcaaatgccttactcctgtgctatctctccagtccataaatttttattttatgtctgttCGTAAGGATCTGATGTACATATGCTAACACTTATTACACATATCGATTCATCTGATGAACTTTCAGATTGCTTTATACTCTAGACATTGTATGAAGCAGTGCTCATAGATGAGATAACTGAATTTTTCCACTTTTAATATAGGCGCCTTATTTGCAATGATATGAacacagaattcttttttttttttttttggtttttgggtcacatcgggcagcactcaaggattatcctggctctacactcagaaattgctcctggcaggcttgggggacaatatgggatgccgggattcgaaccactaaacGTCTGCATGCAACACATGCtttcctctatgctatctctccggcccctgaattctTTACAAAATGGTCTAACACCAACACCTATTTCAAGTGACTCCTTTCATCCATCAATGAATTCCTGTAATCTATATCTTGCCTCCCTGGAAAATGGAGTTTTGTTTGTGGGACATATTTTAaagttaacttttttgtttgttgggccccatccagtggtgctcagtgattatttctggctctgcactcaaaaaccgctcctggcagactcaaggtaccatatgggatgccagggattgaatcctggtccacccctggtaggctgcgtgcaaggctactACTGATATGCTTttgttccagcccccaaaattcATTCAATTCAATCACAATGaaatagaaacagaaacatttttatgATGAAAACTCAGTCCTGCAAGGATCCAAACTCATCCCTTTAACAATGCACATTTAGAAAAATCAATCAGATCACCACACAGATAACCCAATATTATAATGcaaaaaaaacaatattctaaGATTCCAATATTCTGTTGTCTTAGTATTTCAAGATTCTAACAGTCCTATTCTGCTACTTCAGTTCTCCAATATTCTAAAATCCCAATGTTCTGCTATTCAAACCTCATTTATCCCATTAATGTAATATCCTGATATGTCATTCAAAATGTTATTTTCGGGATTGGAGCAGTGGCGCATGTGGTAAGGTGTTTCCCTTACACGTGCTAGTCTgggatgaactgcggtttgatcccctggtgtgcaatatggtcctccaagccatgagcgatttccgagtaaaagtaaaaatatttatgagtaaTAAGTAACCAGAGTTGTGAGGGTGATAGATCTTTTAACCTAGAGAGGGAACCTCTGGCATGGCAGGTCTGGGCtagaattttctaatttcaatagATATATTAAATAGATATATATGGCGGACAAAGTGCATAGTACCCagaattgatttgcatatgttgttCTGGGTCCGGAGTGGTGGCAaagagcggtaaggtgtctgacttgcctgtactagcctatgatgaaccatggtttgatccccctgcatcccatatgatctaccaagccatgaatgatttctgagcgcatagtcaggaggaactcctcagcatcaccaggggtggccccaaaatatgTTGTTCTATTACAGAATGTACATAAAAATAAGTCCTGACAATCACTATAATATATCTAGTATTTATGGAAAAATCCAAAGTGAGGAGCAGATAATTGACTTAGAATGAATTCATATTGTAAACACACAGATTACAACAAGAAGAGCAATACAGGAATGTATGGCATTCTAAGGATCTCTGTGAAAGCAGGTCCTGTCATCCTAGATTCTCAGTGACATGAACTTGCCTTACACTTACTCAAAGGACAGAGTAAGTGCTCTCAATCAGCTACAGTGATTTCAGAGGAAATCTGCATAATTTTATGACATACTGTTAAGTTGAGCATGTTAAACTTTCACTGACTGATATGCAGATAAATTGAAGTTTAGTTAATTAGAGAGAAGTTTACCTCATAGGacattacaaaattaacaaatactTCTAATAGTCTCTGTGAGAGGATAGCCCTCATTATGGACTGGGCATGGTGACTCATCTTTCTGCTCTGTGGGCACAGGTAAGAGTCCCTGTCTCTGGATTGAGAAGGGAACTAGGTTCAGTCAGCAGAGTCCTTTAGTCCTATTTTGGTCGACAGGTGTGTACTCACAGGTGCATCTAGTGAATTCTGGCAATTAAATGAGGCAATTATTGAAGATTTGCAAGGGATCTTGATGAAACTTTCCAAGTTTATGGATGTACTGGTGTAGGAGAGCGGTGGACAAAGGTTTGAGTGTTTGGGTGCAATAAACCAAGGTACTCgtgtttaattttgtaaaatagcTACCATTTCCTTGCTGTAGTCACTGTGGTTTTCAACAAGGTtaccaggaggatcagtccagaGTAGGCAGCTTTTCACAAATAGTGAAAAATTAATATTAGGacagaagggaccacaatgataatgatagttggggCGCTATGTCTACACACATGGAGTAGCTGCATCCTCTGGGCGCTAAGAGCATGATATTGGAAGCAGGGAGCAACATTGGAAAGAAATTTTCCCTCCAGAGTCCTCAGCACCCACGGAGACCCCTCAATCTATTGGTCCAAGCAATGAAGGCTGCTGATTGGTGATTCCTGCTCAGGGTgtgatgaaagaaaaacaaaagatggaGATTGTTGTGATGTCAAACAACATCCAGAAGGAGTCTTAACTATCCAGGTCCCAGCTACTTAGCAGCCACTTCCTGGCCTGGAAGTGTAAATCCATTCCTATGCAGAAACTGAGAGGtcattttcaaagaaacataACACACTTCCATCTTTGTGTCTTGTTTAGAGCTCATGGTGCAGCTAATGATTGCATGTGTGAAGGCCAGAGTAATGCCCCCAGAGAACTGAGAGCAAATACCCACATTTATAAAAGCTTGGAGATCATGATCCATGTCCAACCCTGGATGCTATTTCCATTGTTTTTATGTCTAGTAACTGGACATCCTGGACTTGAGGAAAACCCTCCCTCTTTACCTGCTCATGGTGGTCGCCTGGGATTTTGGGTCCTGAGTGCTTCCTGCTGCTCTGCTCTGCCCAGCAGGGAGGATCCAGTCTGCATTCCTAAGCAATATCATCCTCACAATCCTGTTAGATCAGAAATGCTGCCAGTTTGGGGAGCTGTGAGCTTTGGACCTTGAGATTTGAGATTTAAGCTTACTCcttatttatctaaaattatcATTTACATCCAATCAGTAAAATAGCATTAACCACAGTTAGTATAAACTCACCCTAATGTAAATATGCCCAAGGAGTTCTACCAGATTCTCCATGCAATTCCACTAATCAGACTCCTTATTTTACTCCTTATCCTCTACTACTTCATAATATCAACCACTATTCCAACTTTGATGCATTTCATCCTATAATACCGTATATTCCCTTTTTAATATCTATCACACTTGAAGAAATCATACATGTGAGACCTTCTCTCTAATGAATGCATTTACTGAACATGACTCATCCAAATTCATTTAGGTTGCAATGAACTGCAAGATATAATCTCTCCCTGTAATATTGGGTTATACATATATGCCAAATGTTTTCATTCATGTACTTTTGTTAAACATGTGGGTACCACATACCCTTGATACtgcaaaaagtaaaaacaaaaatgctcatttataattttaaaattttaaatgattcgCTGTAATTTACAgaattttaataaagtttcacatattcatattctaaaattatacacCAGATAAATTCTAATAGGACCTAGTCAATCTACTCTTCCTTTATCCATGGTATGCTGAGCTCTGTCATGTCTATATATTGTTCAATTCACATTTCTGACATAGTTTCTATGAACTGAATGCAATACTCTATAGTTACTTCAGAAATGTATAGATAAATttaattgtttataaaaataggCAGCTTTCAGTGATCTAAGATGGCGATTGTGGACCCGGAAACCACCCCTACTCCTAATCCCCCACCTCcagaagaagagaaaacagaatcTAATCAGGAGGTTGCTAATCCAGAACATTATATTAAACATCCTTTACAGAACAGATGGGCACtttggttttttaaaaatgataaaagcaaAACTTGGCAAGCAAATCTAAGGCTGATCTCTAAGTTTGATACTGTTGAAGACTTTTGGACTTTATACAACCATATCCAGTTATCTAGTAATTTAATGCCTGACTGTGACTACTCACTTTTTAAGGATGGTATTGAGCCTATTTGGGAAGATGAGAAAAACAAACCAGGGGGACTATGGTTAATTACATTGAACAAACAGCAGAGAAGAAGTGACCATGATCGCTTCTGGCTAGAAACACTGCTGTGCCTTATTGGAGAATCTTTTGATGACTACAGTGATGATGTGTGTGGAGCCGTTTTTAATGTTATAGCTAAAGGTGACAAGatagcaatatggaatattgaATGTGAAAACAGAGAGGCGGTCACACATATAGGGAGGGTATACAAGGAAAACCTAGGACTTCCTCCAAAGATAGTTATTGATATCAGTCCCATGCAGACACAGCTACTTAGAGTGGTTCTACCACTAAAATAGATTTGTTGTTTAAGAAAACATCTTCTGAGTATTCTCATAGGAGACTGCATCAAGCAATCGAGATTTGGGAGCTGAACCAAAGCCTCTTCAAAAGCAGAGTGGACTGCATTTAAATTTGATTTCCATCTAAATGTTGCTAGATATAAGAGAAGTCTCTTTCGCCTTTGtcttgtacttttgtttttgtttttaggttttgttcttttttttaatttataatggtttttttttcaaacagaaaaagccattttaatcacacatatacattcataggactttaaacaaaatgtaatataaaatataaaaaaaaccaaaaccccacaacaaaaaaaattacatttacttgtaaactgcttaacagctggtaggttggctgacagggctgcccaagaaaagcaaaagcagatataatgaggtacattttcaatgaataaccaccacagatcatgtgaactgctctagcagcccagtcacctgttccccaatctcgcctccttagagacaaaccagggcagttctcccatgaattgagggctccagctatatcaataagcacctcaaagaacaaacaaaataaacagaccaacaaaaaaaaaacctaaaacaaacaaacaaaaatcacgccatggtcttgaattaagaaacatggtatagcacataacgaaagagaagaaaggaagaaagaaaaaaaataaatataattggagacaacactttcaataatcgcacccaaacagaaatatcaaccaaaatagataagtaaatcaaaaataataataacaataataaataaaggtaatatatatatatatatttatttaaaaaaataaccaagattttgtgctttttgtatttgttttttccctcctgccctcgcacagtaaatgttggggtcattcgaaaaggaattcacttggcctaagagatatggagtTTCTCTgaccttggagcatactgtcatgggatcaactctagactttgctcatgatcaggatcctttactttcccgatggtgttttttttttttttttggtgtgtggaagacttctgctctatgtttagagatctcagtatctgcacagatcctgaggtgggcttatgatgaagtcagtctttgtggttctagaggttctgttacctcagtgtcattttaatccatcttctgtggttggtgatcttggtctttgcactgaacctaggatggcacctaggatagcgtctttctttgtgctttcaaaagccccattccgttataattgtctctgccggacctttgggactggggatcatgattattgtgcaggtcatagttcaagccctaaactagggcttttttattggtcccaagatgtatacagtctggtcgtggttcctgcagccagtcatctgcaaatcccgatcttggtttttggactaaccaaagggtgccaagacttctggttttgtcttgtcgttagttggtaaggtaggctaatctgctctaaggtcaagatgttcgcattttcctcgttgtcaggataacatgttagagctgggccttgttgttagtcccgccgtatcaaggctgtcccggataaagtttgtttcctgcagctgttgtgaagagctgtgccgtttctatgtcggggctcaagggttcaaggctgaatgaatggtatctaatcacctgaggtctaagttgattccacatgacatattttcaaggcaggagatatccccatattgtaaacaactatgagttcctatctctagtagataggagctcttttttttatatgtaagatttcccctttacttagtgtgcctttgaagggggaagtggtgctacattataatgtctgtatatttgtgggtggattgatgggataaccgaaacaggtcacatacccaaaaacgagggggagaaaaaaaaagggaattaaaaaagtatgtgctcaccaatatatatgtaggacaatcatttaaaaaagataaataaataaattaaaaacaaaacaaaaacaaaaaaacaaaacaaaacaaaaaataaataaaaataaaataagttagcgaagtttttaaggaaccaaagtggtgcagaggact
This Suncus etruscus isolate mSunEtr1 chromosome X unlocalized genomic scaffold, mSunEtr1.pri.cur SUPER_X_unloc_1, whole genome shotgun sequence DNA region includes the following protein-coding sequences:
- the LOC126000514 gene encoding LOW QUALITY PROTEIN: eukaryotic translation initiation factor 4E-like (The sequence of the model RefSeq protein was modified relative to this genomic sequence to represent the inferred CDS: inserted 1 base in 1 codon), with protein sequence MAIVDPETTPTPNPPPPEEEKTESNQEVANPEHYIKHPLQNRWALWFFKNDKSKTWQANLRLISKFDTVEDFWTLYNHIQLSSNLMPDCDYSLFKDGIEPIWEDEKNKPGGLWLITLNKQQRRSDHDRFWLETLLCLIGESFDDYSDDVCGAVFNVIAKGDKIAIWNIECENREAVTHIGRVYKENLGLPPKIVIXYQSHADTAT